The sequence below is a genomic window from Lolium perenne isolate Kyuss_39 chromosome 7, Kyuss_2.0, whole genome shotgun sequence.
gcatatatacacacacacacacactccgcAACAAGGAACACAATTGTGGTTCGAGAGAAGTACCTCTATCTCGTTTGTTCATAGGTGCATCAAGATCTGTTCTAACTTTTTTTCCCCTCTCaaacaatctctctctctctctctctctctctctttatcTCTCACATCATacaatatttgaatttgaaagtTTGCAAATCACTGAAACATAACAACTAGAATTTGGGGGAAATATGTTTAAAAAAATAATTTGGGGAAAATAGTTCAAAAAAATTATGGCATAAATTCGGAATTGTTGAGTTTATGTTGAATACTAGTGTACAAGTTGGGTTACGTTTGGACTTGTGTTGTAATAGGTGAGGATAAGATACAAGTAGTGTTGGAGTCGAACACGTGTATCCCCGCGCTTCCCATATAATGAGCTAGGTGGCACCACACTTGTAACCTATGATGACTTGATATTAGCATAGGAGCCGGCGGCGTCAGTGCCCAAGACGGTCGGTGTTACGAATGGGGAGAGGGGCCGTAGTTATGCTCCGCAGAGTAGCAAGTTTACCCAACTGTTAACAAATCTCGGTGTCGTTTTCGTGTTATGATTGTTGGTTCTCGGTAGATCGGTGTGTGCCTACGACGGTGACAAGAACTATTTTTCTTACATACTAGTTGTTATGTTTCCGTGACTTGCAAAGTTTTAAATTCAATATTTTATATAGTTTGAGAGATATGAACAAGAAAAGGTCAAAAGAAAATGTGGGTGTACAATGAGCACCTGCTCATTCACAACTTTTTCCCTCCTACCTGTGCATTGCGTTGACGAAGGAAAGTGCAATTCCCTTTTCGTCTACACCGTGTTTGTCAAATAATTACATGAGAGTAGTGAGTTCTGAAAGACGAGGCTGGAAAGGAAgacatgaaaaagaagataaacaCTCCCTGTCTTTCTCCTAGCTTCAGTTGTTGGTATTGTGCTTCTCTCGAGCAGTCTAGGCTAGTAAGCGAATTCTGTAAAAACGAAGATAAGCACATCGCACTGCACTACTATTCAGGTTCATAGTAGTACTATACTAATTACTAAAGCTAACCAGAAAACGCAGTAGTATTAGTTACAAATTAAACACTGTAAAATTTAGTTGAACGGGGTGTGTTAGTAAATTAGAAGAGCTCCAGCTTGTTCCATATCGCCTCCTGCTGGTCGAACGAAGCACTACTGCTACTCTGGTACATGTACGCGCCGAAGGTGTCCTCCGCAAACGGCTGCAGCGGTGGCTGCACCAGGCAGTCCTCCCAAGATGCTGACGCCGCCGCGATCATGTCGTCGTCCAGCCCCATCAGGTACGCGGTGTCCGGCCACTCCGCGATCGGGAACAGGGTGTCGTCTTCACAGCCGGTGGACACCGAGGAGGAGCAGTAGGACGTGGTCGGCGTGGAGACGGCGGTGCACATCGTTGATGAGGACGCCGGTGGCGCCAGAGGCGGAGGTGGGTCGCGCAATGGCACCACCATCTCGTCTGGGCGGAGCATCGGCACCTCGTCGGTGCAGAAACCGGGTGACTTGGTCAGGATGATCTGCTCCTCGCGCTCGTCTCTCTGGTCTACCACCGTCTCCGTCTTCTCCTCCGGAACCGGAAGCTTCTCCTCCGGACCCGGGAGCTTCTGCTCCGGCTGGTGCCGAGGAGAAGCGTCCGGGAGTGGCTTGTGTGTGAGCGGGTCGATGCCgatcttcctgagcttcttcttgaTGTGCGTGTTCCAGTGGTTCTTGATCTCGTTGTCCGTCCGTCCTGGCAAGTGCGACGCGATCTTGGACCACctaatttatttatttttgtgAAATAAAAACTTTAGTTAAACCATAATTAAGAAGGCAGTGCATATTTTTGGGAGGACACAGCAACGCACCTATTGCCTAGCTGGGCATGCAGGTCGACGACGATCTTCTCCTCGTCCTCCGAGAGGAGTCCTCTCTTGAGGTCCGGCCGCAGGTAGTTGGTCCACCGCAGCCGGCAGCTCTTCCCGCAGCGCAGCAGCCCGGCGAGCTTGGGCACGGCGCGCCAGCAGCATTGGCCGTGGCCGAGGATGAAGCCGACGAGCTTCTGGTCCTCCTCTGCCG
It includes:
- the LOC127318627 gene encoding uncharacterized protein — its product is MGRQPCCDKVGLKKGPWTAEEDQKLVGFILGHGQCCWRAVPKLAGLLRCGKSCRLRWTNYLRPDLKRGLLSEDEEKIVVDLHAQLGNRWSKIASHLPGRTDNEIKNHWNTHIKKKLRKIGIDPLTHKPLPDASPRHQPEQKLPGPEEKLPVPEEKTETVVDQRDEREEQIILTKSPGFCTDEVPMLRPDEMVVPLRDPPPPLAPPASSSTMCTAVSTPTTSYCSSSVSTGCEDDTLFPIAEWPDTAYLMGLDDDMIAAASASWEDCLVQPPLQPFAEDTFGAYMYQSSSSASFDQQEAIWNKLELF